GAGGAGTTTCCTTTTCTAGAAAAACACAGCTTGATGGACTACAGCAGCATGCAGAGGCTTGGAGCCAAactggggtaaaaaaaaaaaatgaatcgcACTTAATATCACAGTGTTACTGTGATGTCAACCGACTTTCTGTGTGTGATTACATATTATGCTGATTAGTTAGGTGTTATATAGATTCTACTTTGGTAGATTCAGAGTTTGGTGGCAAATGTTAAATACACTTTTGTTCCCCAAAGAGGGTATGCTATACCTGCCAATTTTAATGCTAAAATGTCACACAAccatggctgttttttaatattcttgTAATtcttttacagttttatttctGGACTCATCCAGAGGGTGAAAATTGAGGCCTTTGAGAGGATGCTGTGGAGAGTGTGCAAAGGCTACACCATTCTAAGCTATGCCGAAGTCGAGGAGTATCTTGAAGATTCTGATACTGTAGGTCACACAAGATGGTTCCTGTTAGCTACATAACTGTGTGAGTTTTAGGGCCTGGTTACATGAGATACATCTTGCAAAGAAGGCAGTTTAGTTTCTTtcagttttaaataaatgccATGTAGCTGTGCTAAAACAGTTGTCATTTGTGGTGAGCCGCAAGAAACTCATTTGCAATTGGTCaaattaaatatactgtagcTCACCAAACACCAGTCCCAAAGTAAACCCAGTACAAACCAAATAAACTAGACTCAAACGAAGTATAAATGGCCGCTACAAGCTTAAAATAAGGCTGTTTCTCCTCAGTTTGAGAGCAGCACGGCAAGGCTGGTGGCTCTTGCATCTATTTCGGATTCGTCCCGAAGCCATAAAGCCATTATTTGCCTCAAAGACATGTGGTGGTGGCGGTTATTACACTGCAGTATTTAGCTATAACTATCGCTAGGGAAATACACATTTGTTTACAGATCCAGTTTTGTATAAATTGCATGGTTTGAATGGGTTAAGGATATTCTTAATGAAGCATctgtttttctcatattttctgTGTGTAGGGGGAGCCCACCAAAAGTGTGGTGTTTTTGATCTCTTACTGGGGCGAGCAGATTGGCCAGAAAGTAAAGAAGATCTGTGACTGGTAAACATTCCACACTATTGTAGACTTAGAGTTTTGTGTAAATTGCAAGCAAAAGCCACAAATTAACAGTACTATATCTGTTTTCTATCCATCTCTAGCTACcactgtcatgtgtatccataTCCCAGTAGCAACGAGGAGAGGAACGATGTTGTGCAAGGATTAAGTACTCGCATTCAGGACCTGCACACTGTACGTCTTCATttacatcatatttttttcatgcaccGGTTTAATTGGTGACAGAATACCTGTTTGGTCTGTTTCTTGGTCAGTGACTAAATGTTCTACCTGGAAATGCATTGACTCTCATCTTGTTAAAATATAATCTGCAGGGGTTAAATGTGATCTGTTAGTGTTTGCCTTTGGGATAAAAGACAAGAGACAACAAGGAAACATTGCCTACACATATTCAGTAGACAGTAACTGTTAAAAACACCAAAGTTGCTTAAATTAATATGATGCCATGTCATGTAAACATCAAGAATTCGATGAACCCAATTCCAAGCCAATGAACATCTTTTTGAATGCAGCCTATTAGACCATGACGTGCAGGTGCTGTAGTTCTCAACCAAAGGTGCTGGTACATTTGAATATCATCCAGCATAAGTTTACACTGAACAGATGGGTTATAACATTTATTGTATAGTAAACATCCTGAGCATCCGTGCTTTAAGAAAGTGTATGTATGCAGTTACGGCCAAAAATACTGGCATGCCAAAGATGAATAGAAAAGTAGCCACATGGTCTCTTTTTAAATCATTAACCAATTTCCTCTAAGGTAGAGAATTCAGCCAAGCTTTTGCTAGCTCTAAGCCTCTGTGACTGAAATATCTAATTGCTGTCACTCCCTGTAGCACATGATCAACATGAGACCCTGGCTtgaaagagttttttttcctccttaacATTCATACCTTCCTTAACTGTCTCACTTCTAGACTTCAGTGCATTAACATCTGTGAATGCTGAAATGTTATTGTAGTCGGccattttcatctatttatatgtcctcatcttcttctttctacTACTTATTCCGCCTCATTTTATgtctgtttgtttctttcggctttttcctgattacgtaGTTGCCACAGCAGAACTTTTTGAGCCGCATACTGATTTAAAgggcttgagccctttaaattccagatgcccttcctgacgaatatcAATGATGCTTattagtggagattcgaacccggggctccaaagtccagaacgctaaccactacaccacggcgggCTCAACCAATtcaaatccaaatccaaatgTTCAGCTCACTGTAACTTAAATATCCAAATATAATGTCCTGTGtatgttatatttaatataatacatatttatatgaaGACATGAAACATGATGTCCTTTATGTTGTTTGCAGGTACTTCATAGAACTGAGGACTACCTTAAGCAGGTCCTGATTAATGCATCAGAATCAGTCTACACCTGGGTCATACAGGTCAAGAAGATGAAAGCTATCTATTACATCCTCAACCAGTGTAGTTTTGATGTCACCAACAAGTGTCTGATCGCTGAGGTATGGTGCCCTATCAATGAGCTTCCAGCCCTGAGAAGAGCACTAGAAGACGGATCGGTAAATaaactgctattttttttttctcctaaagtTGATGGCTTTTCCATTTGGAGGGATTGTACTGATCACCGTTTATGTTTGATTGTATGGTTTTCCTCTTTTGTGCTACAGAAGAAAAGTGGATCCACAGTTCCCTCCTTTGTTAATCGCATCCCTACTAACGACGCTCCACCCACACTGATAAGATCCAACAAATTTACTGCTGGCTTCCAGAACATTGTTGATGCATATGGGGTGGGCACATACAGAGAAGTCAACCCTggtaaattttttattattttttggtagCCCAAGTTTCCTAACTTCACATTACCTAACAGTTATTgctattatcattatcattcacTAAGGCCCTATGTTTTTAGAGGTACTGTATCATATGTGTCTGTTGCTAATGGTTGCCTTGACCTCCTCCCATTTTATTCTAGCTCCTTTCACAATCATCACGTTCCCCTTCCTGTTTGCTGTGATGTTTGGAGACCTGGGTCACGGTCTTCTTATGGCTTCCTTTGCGTTCTGGATGGTGTTATATGAGAACAACCGCAAACTGAAGAACACCAGAAATGAAGTAAATATGAAATGAAGtctttaaaacatgttttattggaTTTTACAGTTGTTCCCacatttaattaattgtatGTGCACATGCAGATCTGGAACACATTTTTTGAGGGCCGTTACATCATCCTCTTGATGGGCCTCTTCTCTGTCTACACTGGCCTCATATACAATGACTGTTTCTCCAAGTCCATCAACATCTTTGGTTCTGGATGGAGTGTGAAAGCCATGTTCACAGCTCAAGCATGGAAGTAGGTATTTCACAAAGAGCATTTTAAATGGGGGGTGGAGACAGGACACAActaattcagaaaaaaacagtcTGGTGTGTTTTAAGATAAAAATCTGTTGAATGTTCTCGTATTGCATTTAGCTCATAATTCTGATTTAATCTTCATCTACTAGCGTCGAAGATGTCAACAGGAATAGCCTTCTTACTCTGGATCCAAATGTTACTGGAGTTTTCAATGGACCATATCCTCTCGGAATTGACCCAGTGAGTATTAAGTATATTAGGTCTTTGTTTGTTTCACCACCATTTTCCCATCCCAAAGTCCCATCTTTGTTCTTCTAGGTCTTTCtttagttttatattttatattatatcttCTGAATTTAGTTTCTGAACAGTCTTTGTCGTctccatttgtctttttttagtaATGTTCAGTAATGTTGTTTAGTAATGTGTACATTGTGAACACTGAAAGATGGTCACTGatgtacatatagacaaacaaccattcacactcacattcatacctacggacaatttggagtcgcaaattaacctagcttgtttttggaatgtgggaggaaaccggagtacccacgcatggggagaacatgcaaactccacacagagatggccgagggtggaatcgatctcgggtctcctagctgtgaggcctggcaGGCCACTAGTAGTGTTGTTATCAAAGTCATTGGTGATTATATTATTGATTAGGGGTGGCACTGTGGTCTGATAACTTTggaataagacttttttttccatattgtcCTTTATTTGGATGTTGTAGCTTTGTGTTACATATGTAAATCACATTGTTTTGTCTTCATTAAGATCTGGAACTTGGCATCCAACCGGCTTACGTTTCTGAACTCCTATAAGATGAAAATGTCTGTGATATTGGGCATCATTCATATGAGCTTTGGGGTGATCCTAAGCACTTTTAATCATTtgtaagtatttatttattctattttgaAAGCAAGCTGTTTTATGTAATTGCCCTCCTGATTCTCATTTCCAAAAATAGGCACTTTAGAAGGAGGCACAATATCTACTTGGTATTCCTCCCAGAACTCCTGTACCTGCTCTGTCTGTTTGGCTACCTGGTATTCATGATACTCTACAAGTGGCTCTTCTTCTCTGCCAACAACTCCAGACACGCTCCCAGCATCCTCATTCACTTTATAAACATGTTCCTAATGCAAGGTGATGCAGTGCAACCCCTCTTTCCTGGACAGGTGAGAAACTAATAGCACTACATCTAATTTGAAACATAGAAGTCATCAACACGTTATGTGAAAAACTGACCCATTTACTACTTTATGCATTTGGGGGCATTATTTTATACAAATGTCTAATGAAGCGgagtgttgttttgtgtttctaGAGTGGCCTGCAGATGTTTCTAGTGGTCATAGCTGTACTGTCAGTGCCTGTCTTACTCCTGGGGAAACCACTCTACCTCTATTGGCTTCACAATGGAAGTCATCGGCTAAGAATGTACAGGGTGAGGAATGTGATCGTGATGTGACAGTCATATTATAGTTTATAGTTTGATTGGGCAAATCTGAGTCAGTcatattcattttctcaggGATATGAGCTTGTGCGTCGTAGCAGTGAAGAGGAACTCTTCTTGTTGCGGACTCATGACATGGAGGAGGGCAGCAGTCATAGTGAGCTCTCTACTAGCGGAGAGCAGCACACAGAGGAGGTCAGCATGGCAATAGTCtcaaatctatatatatatatatatatatatttttttttttttttaattgtgcccCAGTAACAattagtgtttgtgttttgtttttgtcattgtaaCAGTTTGACTTTGCTGATGAGTTCCTGCATCAGGCCATTCACACTATAGAGTACTGTCTGGGGTGCATTTCCAATACAGCCTCTTACCTCAGGCTCTGGGCTCTGAGTCTGGCACATGCCCGTAAGTATAAGGTGGACCATGATAGACCTCCCAATTTGTTTGAATTTAGAATGTTTGAGTCATATAAGCACTTTTCACCTCCCAGAGCTATCTGAGGTGTTGTGGACCATGGTGATGCGAGTAGGACTACGAATGGAAACAAGTCTTGGGGTTTTATTCCTGGTGCCAGTGTTTGGTCTGTTTGCCGTTCTTACTGTGTCCATCCTGCTGGTGATGGAGGGCCTGTCTGCTTTCCTCCATGCCCTTCGGCTGCACTGGTGAGGCACCATGAGCATGACATGAATGATGCTGGTTTTTCAGCACATGAAgtacaaataatatttttcctccCTCAGGGTAGAGTTTCAGAATAAATTCTACAGCGGGACCGGAGTCAAGTTTTGCCCTTTTTCCTTCTCTCTTCTGCCCTCCAGCTTTGAACAGGAAGGCTTACTGTGACAGACATTTTGAAGAAAGCTAAAATGTGATTGATTAGTCCAGTTATTTCATAAATTgacttgacattttttgctcaaCTCTTacacctttttaaaatattatgactgCAACACAATTATTAAGTATTTGCAAGACCACTGCCgttttaaattgtccataggtatgaatgtgagtgtgaatgttttttctgtctatatgtgccctgggattggctggcgaccagtccagggtgtataccccgcctctcgcccgaagacagctgggataggctccagcacgcccgcgacccttgtgaggataagcggtagaaaatgaatgaatgaatgaatgaatgaacactgcCAGTATGAAATGTACCCAAACTACTGTTTTTCTATTGatacactatacagtatataacagtCTGTTTTGTAGTTTGAGCCGTATGCTTCACTTGAGAGTATTTTGTACAGTTAAGGAAATAATATAGAAAGCCAGTTTTCTGATTAGGCTTCATTGGTAATGTTATGTGTATGAGGAAGCACATGTCCTGAATCAAGAACAGTTAAACAGAAGATAAAGTAATTTTTTGCACAATTAGTTATGCTTATTGCCTGCGATTtagtatttataaattattttttttaaacactccttaacttcattatttatttgaatcctactgtgtccataaattcattttcttttgctttttcccAACTTTCACTTTTTTGGTAGATTTGGTTTCCAAATTTGTAGAGTGCAGTCCTACAATATCATTTGCACCGCTTcaattacacaataaatgagtCCTCAGTTAGCCTTGTCTTCATTTCTGATACCAAAACACTTGATGAGATgtgatgtttttcttgtttttaattgaaAGTGCTCAAGAAGGATGTAGATGATATGTAAATACCTTggcttaattatttttttaaatgtatttttaaatgcttGTGAATTAAAGATGATTGTACagttcatgtttttattaaaaatttactTCAATAGATTCACATTGTTGCCTTTGTGTCTGCCTGCAATTTAACTTTCAGAGTGAATTCAGGTATTTGCTGGCTTTCTGgttcacatttaatcacatttaattaatgtatggaaatgtatacattgtattatgtgtgtttacattttatttgttgacGAAATCGTGAAATCTTAGGTCACTCTGATGAAATTAACTACATTTTACGAAGTTCAGATTTACAAATCGGTCAAATTTGACAATATgagggttattttttttaccacaataaGAGCAGCGAGCGGCCGTTCCCTCCATCTGGTCTTTAAGCAGGAAGTCCCTCAGTTTGTTGGTTTCCAGGGCGACATACAAATGGAACCCCGTCCTTGTAACATCCTTCGAAAAGGAACAAAACTGACACTTGGGACAAGTTTTAAATGCGGACATATTAATTAACAGCTATGGCCCACGATGATTTACGCGTGGAATGGATACGGCAGcaagtgcgtgtgtgtttgaatTTAGAAGACGACAAATATTTCGACGAGCTTCTACGTCAGAAAGatggagaagaggaggaaaaactTATGCACTATTTGGATGATGTCTCTGAAGAAAACGCCACTTCTTGTCTTATGTTTATGAAAAGTGTCCGAGAGGAGGAGACTGATATTCCACTTGGTGAGTCGAGTgcttaatttttgtaatttattttgaatGTTTGCTACACTAAAAACGGAAAAATCAATTCCCCAATGTTATATTGGCTTGATGAATTAACACCAGAAATGAGCAGCTCCAGTGACTCCTTGGATCATGAAGAGTTTTCGGAGACCCAAACAGGAAGAAACATACGTCCCAAAGCAGAACAAACGTTTAGTCAGGTGAGAATAAGTTTTAATCATTTCTTATATATGGGTTTATGGAGCATTAGCATTAATCGAGTACATTTTGTGCTTTCAGAGCGTTCAACTAGTCTATCGGACTGAGCTTCAAATGGCAATAAACAGAGTCCCAAAAGGATTTGTCAAATCTCGAGTCTTATATTTCCTTAGGAACACAAAGAGTAAGCTCAATAGTAACATCATGCCaaacttcaaaatgcaaaaaaatggattgttatactatgtgtgtgtttttatagaGACTGTTGCAGAACCACTGGACATGGCTGAGGCCAATAGATTGATGCCCAGGTTATTGGAAACTGGTCTGCATAATGGACATAATCTGCAAACCCTGCAGAAAAAACTGGTGCATGTGAGTGACACTTACAGCTACTGTAAcaccatgtcatcatgtcaccatGTTGTAACAGACCAGCCAAGAGAATATGCACTTAAGGTTGTCATTATGTCTCTTTTTAGATCTATATCCCATTAATTACTGCTCATCagatgaagaaaacaaatgCACACAATCAGGCTGAAGCAGCTTCTCCTTGTGACAAGTCGAGTGGTCGTATCGAAACTCCAACCAAGCCAAGTGACCAAGCACCCATTCGGAATGAGTTACTCAACAGCACACACAAGTTTTTGGGAGTGGTCAACTCTACTATTCAACAGCTTAAAGCTCAAGGTTTGTATACCACCCATTTTAACCCGTGACATACAGTGTTCTGAAGTTTATGTAGGGTCACCTTGGACATGAATATCATACTTGTATGGAAGTTTGAATGATTTCCCTATGATTGTT
This DNA window, taken from Doryrhamphus excisus isolate RoL2022-K1 chromosome 4, RoL_Dexc_1.0, whole genome shotgun sequence, encodes the following:
- the atp6v0a2b gene encoding V-type proton ATPase 116 kDa subunit a; this encodes MGSLLRGEEMCLAQLFLQSGSAYDCIGELGELGIVEFRDLNPSVNAFQRKYVNEIKRCEEMERILGYLLREIKKADISLPEGDVNPVAPLPKHVMGIMEQLQRLEVELGEVMRNKERLQKNLLELIEYTHMLRITRNFGQRNVEREPLQVTYEEFPFLEKHSLMDYSSMQRLGAKLGFISGLIQRVKIEAFERMLWRVCKGYTILSYAEVEEYLEDSDTGEPTKSVVFLISYWGEQIGQKVKKICDCYHCHVYPYPSSNEERNDVVQGLSTRIQDLHTVLHRTEDYLKQVLINASESVYTWVIQVKKMKAIYYILNQCSFDVTNKCLIAEVWCPINELPALRRALEDGSKKSGSTVPSFVNRIPTNDAPPTLIRSNKFTAGFQNIVDAYGVGTYREVNPAPFTIITFPFLFAVMFGDLGHGLLMASFAFWMVLYENNRKLKNTRNEIWNTFFEGRYIILLMGLFSVYTGLIYNDCFSKSINIFGSGWSVKAMFTAQAWNVEDVNRNSLLTLDPNVTGVFNGPYPLGIDPIWNLASNRLTFLNSYKMKMSVILGIIHMSFGVILSTFNHLHFRRRHNIYLVFLPELLYLLCLFGYLVFMILYKWLFFSANNSRHAPSILIHFINMFLMQGDAVQPLFPGQSGLQMFLVVIAVLSVPVLLLGKPLYLYWLHNGSHRLRMYRGYELVRRSSEEELFLLRTHDMEEGSSHSELSTSGEQHTEEFDFADEFLHQAIHTIEYCLGCISNTASYLRLWALSLAHAQLSEVLWTMVMRVGLRMETSLGVLFLVPVFGLFAVLTVSILLVMEGLSAFLHALRLHWVEFQNKFYSGTGVKFCPFSFSLLPSSFEQEGLL